The following coding sequences are from one Mycobacterium bourgelatii window:
- a CDS encoding non-ribosomal peptide synthetase, which translates to MSAVTLIDQVRRLGVQLWVDGENLRFRAPQGVLGPDLKAALSAAKADVIAELARETEVLRAPEDRFEPFPLTDVQAAYSVGRTSAFRWGGVGCHGYAEFAVDHRVARPSAAQYRSAWSKVVDAHDMLRCVVDPDGYQIIRPDLDDRLSVLENPDRKQISRDRARIAGELKNRVYPLGEGPMYDIVVTIGPDDAVVHVSVDLLIADFVSIFIVMTDFGQALLDPEYVPPAPEFSFREYLLNLTRHRNSVAGSRRRQRDLDYWRARLEELPPPISLPLLPEGRGRDAGSADVAPTFSRRSMRLAASRFTAFGDYATERGATASVAIATAFSCVLGRYGDRDHFLLTLTTMARHPFTPDVGRLVGDFTGTSVLEVDVRGQRPFAELLGGIGRRLFEDMDHAGVDGIEVARMLAQTAENRDEHSPVVLTSTLGFDVQSAPFLRPIPGRGLSQTPQVLLDCQVFEIDGVCEINWDTRDGAISDEVLDRAFADFRDALEKLSSDPLAWDQPLLAVSAPQRTPVPLGGHGALIHSGFLQQAARTPDAVAIRHGERSTTYGELLAAAHAVAAELSAAGAGIGGYVGIRLPAGPSQVAAILGTALTGAAYVPLDVAWPDHRVALITQQCSLSAMCEPGGRVDELLADPATWLPRTTAVAATPATSLLPDSTAYVIFTSGSTGTPKGVMVSHRAAWNTIDDVNDRLDIQATDSVLAVSQHTFDLSVYNIFGLLAAGGAIVFAAGAARNDPQAWADAIAKHRVTVWNSVPAQMQLLLDHLGDRAMLPSLRRIMLSGDWIPVSQPKQIASLAPEAAMLSLGGATEAAIWSICYPLEARRYGRSVPYGTAMRNQSVHVLTHRGEPAAPWQIGEIHIGGVGLAQGYLGDPDRTAAAFIEHPVSGERLYRTGDFGRYTDDGVIELLGRRDNQVKIRGHRIELAEVDSALCRIPGVRTAMSAAIGQAPHDRIIAAAVVPGTADDRERSERRCSAKAVRHSLDKAHQHQTADLDGEKLLRFAAAARTVALQSMCAALGTVARPGEPITVDELAQRLSLPDRLSRLLRRWLDALDDAGMVTMRPGSRLELPDLQELSDCAAQWQRVRELGAAVDYGDDLLAYVGECIENLPGLLAGTVDPLGLLFREGTVGTATAAYRDNLISQYTNRLVVSGVAARASRATAARPLRVLEVGAGVGGTSADLVTALAPYHVRYTFTDVSNFFLLRASQTFADHDFIDYRMFDINRSPAEQGFSPQSFDVIVCANVLHNAVNIDDTLVMLDRLLTPGGSLVFIDATGVNHPLMISMEFKEGLHGFTDARAGTNAAFLSYPQWVTALQRSPFGEVCSFPPAEHPLGWLGQHVFWCDSASTAHSLRSTEMIERAGQLLPSYMIPQHLICLPTLPLTANGKVDRAAVTAELEALRAAARLDSAGGTGPDGVACQHLDGVQSRIADIWASVLGLPSSESFSPASDFFALGGDSLLMAQAIGRIRREIPEASGLAWDDLLRAMVSNPSLGAAAEAVRGGTEVRPAGSGHEGIGSPLVYLGAGQGFTPGTEIAVCVHDGSGGLAPYAQLVPQLLAMGEQVPDLYGLQRIPGDGYAEIEPAQLFTTLAARYSAPIVALAPTKVHLFGYCMGGLLAAEIAKCLEESGIDIGTVTVASSYRVPMDVEDDDILDYCFAQILQVPPEALGLQVDGDAIRGAFTRARARYADVIPAGALRSEAEPVLAECLERSAKPGEPRLRLLAESGVLGESWDVETLTELRSIFVHSLRAVVHGGAEPFLGDIHFLRQRGDIHFLPTLQEDMTAFWSDYCLGKLTVSTIDGNHFDCLAGENAEAVAKLLVDSWVSGP; encoded by the coding sequence GTGAGCGCCGTGACGCTGATCGACCAGGTGCGCCGCCTGGGCGTGCAACTCTGGGTCGACGGTGAGAACCTGCGCTTTCGGGCTCCGCAGGGCGTCTTGGGTCCCGATCTCAAGGCGGCGCTGTCGGCAGCCAAAGCGGACGTCATCGCGGAGTTGGCCCGCGAAACCGAAGTGCTGCGGGCGCCGGAGGATAGGTTCGAGCCGTTTCCGCTCACCGACGTACAGGCGGCGTATTCGGTGGGACGCACGTCGGCGTTTCGCTGGGGTGGCGTTGGTTGTCACGGATACGCCGAGTTCGCCGTCGACCACAGGGTGGCGAGGCCGTCCGCCGCCCAGTATCGCTCGGCGTGGTCCAAGGTCGTCGATGCGCATGACATGTTGCGTTGTGTCGTGGACCCCGATGGCTACCAGATCATTCGCCCCGACCTCGACGATCGCCTGTCGGTTCTCGAAAACCCCGACCGCAAACAGATTTCGCGCGACCGAGCCCGGATCGCGGGCGAGCTGAAAAATCGCGTCTACCCGCTGGGCGAAGGCCCAATGTATGACATCGTGGTGACCATCGGTCCGGACGACGCCGTGGTACACGTGTCGGTTGACCTGCTGATCGCCGATTTCGTCAGCATCTTCATCGTGATGACCGATTTCGGGCAGGCGCTGTTGGACCCGGAATATGTGCCTCCGGCACCGGAATTCAGCTTTCGCGAGTACCTGCTCAACCTCACTCGCCACCGCAACTCGGTGGCCGGTTCCCGGCGCCGGCAACGCGACCTGGACTACTGGCGGGCTCGGCTCGAGGAGTTGCCGCCCCCGATATCGTTGCCGCTGCTGCCTGAGGGTCGGGGGCGCGACGCCGGCTCGGCGGACGTCGCACCGACCTTCTCGCGGAGGTCGATGCGGCTGGCGGCCAGCCGATTTACGGCCTTCGGCGACTACGCGACCGAGCGCGGCGCCACCGCCAGTGTGGCGATCGCGACGGCATTCAGTTGCGTCCTGGGCCGCTACGGTGACCGCGATCATTTTCTGTTGACACTGACGACGATGGCCCGGCATCCGTTCACCCCGGATGTCGGTCGACTGGTCGGGGACTTCACCGGGACCAGCGTGCTGGAAGTAGACGTACGCGGCCAGCGCCCGTTCGCCGAACTCCTGGGCGGGATCGGCCGGCGACTCTTCGAGGACATGGACCATGCCGGCGTCGACGGCATCGAGGTGGCCCGCATGCTGGCGCAAACCGCCGAAAACCGTGACGAACACTCACCGGTGGTCCTGACGTCGACGCTCGGGTTCGACGTCCAGAGCGCACCCTTCCTGCGTCCGATACCGGGACGGGGACTGAGCCAAACCCCGCAGGTGCTGTTGGACTGCCAAGTGTTCGAGATCGACGGTGTCTGCGAGATCAACTGGGACACCCGGGACGGGGCGATCAGCGACGAGGTCCTCGACCGCGCTTTCGCCGACTTCCGCGACGCCCTAGAGAAGCTCAGCTCCGACCCGCTGGCATGGGACCAACCGCTACTTGCCGTGTCGGCTCCACAACGCACCCCGGTACCGCTCGGTGGCCACGGCGCTTTGATCCATTCCGGGTTCTTGCAACAAGCCGCGCGGACGCCGGATGCGGTGGCGATCCGGCACGGTGAGCGGTCGACAACTTACGGTGAGCTGCTCGCCGCCGCCCATGCGGTCGCCGCCGAATTGTCCGCCGCCGGTGCCGGTATTGGCGGCTACGTCGGAATTCGCCTGCCAGCGGGACCAAGTCAGGTCGCGGCGATCCTGGGCACCGCCCTCACTGGTGCGGCGTACGTGCCGCTCGATGTGGCGTGGCCGGACCACCGGGTCGCGCTGATCACCCAGCAGTGTTCGTTATCCGCCATGTGCGAGCCCGGTGGACGGGTCGATGAACTGCTCGCCGACCCGGCGACCTGGCTACCGCGCACCACCGCGGTTGCGGCGACGCCGGCGACGTCGCTCTTGCCGGACAGCACCGCCTATGTGATCTTCACGTCAGGCTCTACCGGAACGCCCAAGGGCGTCATGGTAAGTCACCGAGCCGCCTGGAACACCATCGACGACGTCAACGATCGGCTGGATATCCAGGCAACCGACTCCGTGCTCGCCGTCTCGCAGCACACGTTCGATCTGTCGGTGTACAACATCTTCGGGCTGCTGGCCGCCGGCGGCGCCATCGTGTTCGCGGCGGGAGCGGCCCGCAACGACCCGCAGGCCTGGGCCGACGCCATCGCTAAACATCGCGTGACGGTGTGGAATTCCGTGCCCGCACAGATGCAACTACTACTCGACCACCTGGGCGATCGCGCGATGCTGCCAAGTCTGCGGCGAATCATGCTGTCGGGCGACTGGATTCCGGTGTCCCAGCCCAAACAGATCGCCTCGCTGGCGCCGGAGGCCGCCATGCTGAGTCTCGGCGGCGCGACCGAAGCCGCCATCTGGTCGATCTGCTATCCGCTAGAGGCACGCCGATACGGGCGCAGCGTCCCGTACGGGACCGCGATGCGCAACCAAAGCGTGCACGTTCTCACCCACCGCGGCGAGCCCGCGGCGCCCTGGCAGATCGGTGAAATACACATCGGCGGAGTGGGTCTCGCGCAGGGATATCTCGGTGACCCCGATCGCACCGCCGCCGCGTTCATCGAGCATCCGGTCAGCGGCGAGCGGCTGTACCGCACGGGCGATTTCGGTCGATACACCGACGATGGCGTGATCGAGTTGCTCGGGCGGCGTGACAATCAGGTCAAGATCCGCGGTCACCGCATCGAACTGGCCGAAGTGGATTCGGCACTGTGCCGGATCCCCGGGGTGCGGACCGCGATGAGTGCCGCCATCGGGCAGGCGCCGCACGACCGGATCATCGCGGCAGCGGTGGTCCCGGGCACCGCGGACGACCGCGAGAGATCCGAACGCCGTTGCAGCGCGAAAGCGGTCCGCCACAGCCTCGACAAAGCGCATCAGCACCAGACCGCGGACCTCGACGGCGAAAAGCTGCTCCGCTTCGCCGCGGCCGCTCGCACGGTTGCGCTGCAGAGCATGTGCGCGGCATTGGGTACGGTTGCACGCCCCGGTGAACCGATCACCGTCGACGAGCTAGCCCAACGCCTCTCGCTGCCCGACCGACTCAGCCGACTGCTGCGCCGCTGGCTCGATGCGCTCGACGACGCGGGCATGGTCACGATGAGGCCGGGTTCCAGGCTGGAACTGCCCGACCTACAAGAACTTTCGGACTGCGCCGCCCAGTGGCAGCGGGTGCGCGAACTCGGTGCCGCCGTCGACTACGGCGACGACCTGTTGGCCTATGTGGGTGAGTGCATCGAGAACCTACCCGGCTTGCTCGCCGGTACCGTCGACCCGCTCGGGCTGCTGTTTCGAGAGGGAACGGTCGGCACCGCGACCGCCGCCTACCGCGACAACCTGATCAGCCAATACACCAACCGACTGGTCGTGTCCGGCGTAGCCGCTCGCGCGAGCCGGGCCACGGCGGCACGACCCCTGCGGGTGTTGGAGGTCGGCGCCGGTGTGGGCGGCACCAGTGCGGACCTGGTCACCGCGCTCGCGCCCTACCACGTGCGGTACACGTTCACCGACGTGTCGAACTTCTTCCTGCTCCGGGCCAGCCAGACGTTCGCCGACCACGACTTCATCGACTACCGGATGTTCGACATCAATCGTTCCCCCGCGGAGCAAGGCTTCTCGCCGCAATCCTTCGACGTCATCGTCTGCGCCAACGTGTTGCACAATGCGGTCAACATCGACGACACGCTCGTCATGCTGGACCGACTGCTAACGCCCGGCGGATCACTCGTCTTCATCGACGCCACCGGCGTCAACCACCCACTGATGATTTCGATGGAATTCAAAGAGGGCCTGCACGGGTTCACCGATGCGCGCGCCGGGACGAATGCGGCGTTTCTTTCCTACCCGCAATGGGTTACAGCCCTGCAGCGTTCGCCGTTCGGTGAGGTGTGCAGCTTTCCGCCGGCCGAGCACCCGCTGGGTTGGCTCGGCCAGCACGTGTTCTGGTGCGACTCCGCCTCGACCGCGCACTCGTTGCGGTCCACCGAGATGATCGAACGTGCGGGGCAGCTCTTGCCGAGTTACATGATTCCGCAACATCTCATCTGCCTGCCCACCTTGCCACTGACGGCCAACGGCAAGGTCGATCGGGCGGCGGTGACGGCCGAACTCGAAGCGCTGCGAGCCGCGGCTCGACTCGACAGCGCCGGCGGTACCGGTCCGGATGGAGTCGCGTGTCAGCACTTGGACGGCGTGCAATCCCGCATCGCCGACATCTGGGCGTCGGTGCTCGGGCTGCCGTCCAGCGAATCCTTCTCACCCGCATCAGACTTCTTCGCCCTCGGCGGCGACTCGCTACTCATGGCGCAGGCGATTGGGCGGATCCGCCGCGAAATTCCCGAGGCCTCCGGCCTGGCCTGGGATGATCTGCTGCGCGCAATGGTCTCCAACCCCAGCCTGGGCGCGGCCGCCGAGGCAGTGCGCGGCGGCACGGAGGTCCGGCCGGCTGGGTCTGGCCACGAAGGAATCGGCTCGCCGCTGGTGTACCTCGGTGCGGGCCAAGGCTTTACCCCGGGCACCGAGATCGCGGTGTGCGTGCACGACGGAAGCGGGGGATTGGCCCCGTATGCGCAATTGGTGCCGCAGCTGCTTGCCATGGGTGAGCAAGTGCCCGACCTGTATGGGCTGCAGAGGATTCCGGGCGACGGCTACGCGGAGATCGAACCCGCGCAGCTGTTCACCACACTGGCCGCGCGCTACAGCGCGCCGATTGTGGCCTTGGCGCCCACCAAGGTTCATCTGTTCGGCTATTGCATGGGTGGGCTGCTGGCAGCCGAGATCGCAAAGTGTCTGGAAGAGTCCGGAATTGACATCGGCACGGTGACCGTGGCCAGCTCGTACCGGGTCCCGATGGACGTCGAAGACGACGACATCCTCGACTACTGCTTCGCCCAAATCCTGCAGGTGCCACCGGAAGCGCTCGGCCTGCAGGTTGACGGCGACGCCATCCGCGGCGCCTTCACGCGCGCCAGGGCCCGGTACGCCGACGTGATACCGGCCGGCGCGCTGCGCAGCGAGGCCGAACCGGTGCTCGCGGAGTGCCTTGAGCGCAGCGCGAAACCCGGGGAGCCACGCCTACGGCTGCTGGCCGAATCGGGCGTCTTGGGCGAGTCCTGGGATGTCGAGACCCTGACAGAACTGCGGTCGATCTTCGTACACAGCCTGCGGGCGGTGGTGCATGGCGGGGCCGAGCCGTTCCTGGGTGACATTCACTTCCTCAGACAACGAGGTGACATCCATTTCCTGCCAACGCTGCAGGAAGACATGACCGCATTCTGGTCCGACTACTGCCTGGGCAAGTTGACGGTCAGCACCATCGACGGCAACCATTTCGATTGTTTGGCCGGCGAAAACGCGGAAGCCGTCGCCAAACTTCTCGTGGACTCTTGGGTCAGCGGCCCGTGA
- a CDS encoding saccharopine dehydrogenase NADP-binding domain-containing protein codes for MTGVLLLGGTGAVGRGCFDVLTRLGGIHFVLAGRDEARLRAVASGVDVEIARIDVTDAAAVAAAATHCDVVINCAGPSTRFSAQVAEVAIAAGVPYVDPGGDHALIDRLTAYGTGVPVVLQAGVQPGLSGLLLRLLALHRAGAIDDVTAWCGGLQELTSASVLEYLASLHDTQSHSGAVLRDGVIRRATPDDCVPAPAPHFSQSATARPHLDTETVAVAAHLGIDSVCWMNVFDGAHTTRAMQRLAIDDERSHDLEAVRSAAKLDLFGREPYFAIVARAHDSLGSTTAAFSCPDSYRATGAVAAFAAMQVANMPAGVHPFWSIDEPSRALEFVTDAIPQATLSCCRDSALPIEEGAL; via the coding sequence GTGACCGGCGTGCTACTGCTCGGCGGTACCGGGGCGGTCGGACGGGGCTGCTTCGACGTCCTGACGCGGCTGGGCGGCATACATTTCGTGCTTGCCGGCCGCGACGAGGCAAGGCTTCGCGCGGTAGCCTCTGGCGTCGACGTCGAGATCGCGCGCATCGACGTCACCGATGCGGCCGCCGTGGCCGCCGCGGCGACGCACTGCGACGTCGTCATCAACTGCGCCGGACCGTCAACACGGTTCAGCGCACAGGTCGCCGAAGTCGCCATCGCCGCGGGGGTGCCCTACGTCGACCCAGGGGGTGACCACGCGCTCATAGACCGGCTCACGGCGTACGGCACGGGCGTTCCCGTCGTGCTGCAGGCGGGTGTGCAGCCCGGGCTTTCCGGACTGCTGCTGCGGCTGCTCGCACTGCACCGAGCCGGCGCGATCGACGATGTCACCGCGTGGTGCGGCGGACTACAAGAACTGACATCGGCCTCGGTGCTCGAATACCTCGCCAGCCTGCACGACACCCAAAGCCATTCCGGTGCTGTGTTGCGGGACGGCGTGATTCGGCGGGCCACTCCCGACGACTGCGTGCCGGCGCCCGCGCCACATTTCTCGCAATCCGCCACCGCGCGCCCCCATCTCGACACCGAAACCGTCGCGGTGGCGGCACATCTCGGCATTGACAGTGTCTGCTGGATGAACGTTTTCGACGGCGCCCACACCACCCGGGCCATGCAGCGGCTGGCGATCGATGACGAACGATCGCACGACCTGGAAGCGGTACGGTCGGCGGCCAAACTGGACCTGTTTGGTCGCGAACCCTATTTCGCGATCGTCGCGCGCGCTCACGACAGCCTGGGCTCGACGACCGCCGCGTTCAGCTGTCCGGACAGCTACCGCGCCACCGGGGCCGTGGCGGCCTTTGCGGCCATGCAGGTCGCGAACATGCCGGCCGGGGTCCACCCGTTCTGGAGCATCGACGAACCGTCCCGGGCGCTCGAGTTCGTGACCGACGCGATACCCCAAGCGACGCTGTCGTGTTGCCGCGATTCGGCACTGCCGATCGAAGAAGGCGCGCTGTGA
- a CDS encoding Gfo/Idh/MocA family oxidoreductase codes for MTARRRPRAIVVGATFGAIYAEALAAPNSPVELVGLVSTGSAASAELADRLGVPLHTRLDSLPSTDIAFVVVRSGVVGGEGVQISEQLLARGIHVMQEQPVHADEILSLLRVAKKNAVLYGVNDFYSRVAPVRQFIRAAKTLDKQSPIRYVHGRSAIHVAYPLFIILSKVVGPLTPARITVPHPTDSGPFVAGRLVLGDVTVDLLIQNELCASDPDSQLRLLHAITVGSDAGELVLAHTHGSTRWHRRPRAEAAVPVDSAAPIAELVGTAFEPTAAEVRNKLWPEAIRCAAKDFVESIDRSRSPMSQRFVRAARLWSDFTSALGPAQPIERETPILLSAADLTNDTDSQGTFSDNSGQIEAVNSSHNG; via the coding sequence GTGACGGCGCGTCGGCGGCCGCGGGCGATCGTCGTCGGAGCCACCTTCGGAGCTATCTACGCCGAGGCACTGGCGGCACCGAATTCGCCGGTCGAGTTGGTTGGCCTGGTCTCCACCGGGTCCGCGGCATCGGCCGAGCTCGCGGATCGCCTGGGGGTGCCGCTGCATACGCGCCTGGACAGCCTGCCGAGCACCGACATCGCTTTTGTGGTGGTCCGCTCGGGCGTGGTGGGTGGCGAGGGTGTCCAGATCAGCGAGCAGTTGCTGGCGAGGGGCATTCACGTCATGCAGGAGCAACCGGTGCATGCCGACGAAATCCTGTCCCTGCTGCGCGTCGCCAAGAAGAATGCGGTGCTCTACGGTGTCAACGACTTCTACAGCCGCGTCGCACCGGTGCGCCAATTCATCAGGGCCGCAAAGACTCTCGACAAGCAGTCACCGATCCGCTACGTCCATGGGCGCTCGGCGATCCATGTCGCCTACCCCTTGTTCATCATCCTCAGCAAGGTCGTCGGCCCGCTGACGCCCGCCAGGATTACCGTGCCGCACCCAACGGACAGCGGCCCTTTCGTCGCCGGCCGTCTCGTCCTCGGCGACGTGACCGTCGACCTGCTCATCCAGAACGAACTGTGCGCCAGCGACCCGGACAGTCAGCTGCGGCTGCTGCACGCCATCACCGTGGGATCCGATGCCGGTGAACTGGTCCTGGCCCACACCCACGGGTCGACGCGGTGGCATCGACGTCCTCGTGCGGAAGCCGCCGTCCCCGTGGACTCCGCCGCACCGATCGCCGAGCTCGTCGGCACCGCCTTCGAACCGACCGCCGCCGAAGTGCGAAACAAGCTGTGGCCAGAGGCGATTCGTTGTGCGGCGAAGGACTTCGTCGAGTCGATCGATCGTTCCCGTTCGCCGATGTCGCAGAGATTCGTCCGCGCGGCGCGACTCTGGTCGGACTTCACCTCGGCGCTAGGCCCCGCGCAGCCGATCGAACGCGAAACGCCAATTCTGTTGTCGGCCGCGGACTTGACCAATGACACCGATTCACAAGGCACGTTCTCGGACAATTCGGGCCAGATCG